One window of Mucilaginibacter inviolabilis genomic DNA carries:
- a CDS encoding hemin-degrading factor: METLTNTLKTRYQEYKLANPKRRIREIADDLMVSEAELLATGLGETVTLLKKDFENILQQVNGLGYVMALTRNEYCVSERKGIYQNISFTPHAGLVLGEDIDLRLFLQQWHFGFAVKENGRESLQFFDKQGVAIHKIYLTDTSNKTAYDELVLQFQDTDNQEITVDASQKTTTVELPDAAIETAAFQDAWIAMKDSHEFFGLLRKFKLSRTQALRLAPAGYAKKVNLQAFQTIAETCSAEQIPVMIFVGNKGCIQIHSGNITKLVPMGPWFNVLDPEFNLHLREDFVAEVWHVVKPSTDGDVNSIELYDADGEMILQMFGKRKPGIPELTEWRELVNHTSK, from the coding sequence ATGGAAACATTAACTAACACATTAAAAACGAGATATCAGGAATATAAACTAGCCAATCCCAAAAGACGCATCCGGGAAATAGCAGATGATCTGATGGTAAGTGAAGCTGAGTTACTGGCTACAGGGCTTGGTGAAACCGTAACTTTACTCAAAAAAGATTTTGAGAACATCCTGCAACAGGTGAACGGCTTGGGTTATGTAATGGCCCTTACCCGGAACGAATATTGTGTAAGCGAACGAAAAGGCATTTACCAAAACATTTCTTTCACTCCGCACGCAGGTTTAGTATTGGGCGAAGACATCGACCTCCGTTTGTTTTTACAACAATGGCATTTTGGGTTCGCAGTAAAAGAAAACGGTCGCGAAAGCCTGCAGTTTTTTGATAAGCAAGGTGTTGCCATACATAAAATATATCTCACCGATACCAGCAACAAAACAGCCTATGATGAGCTGGTATTACAATTTCAGGATACAGATAACCAGGAAATTACTGTAGATGCCTCACAAAAAACCACAACCGTAGAGTTACCCGATGCTGCTATTGAAACCGCCGCGTTTCAGGATGCCTGGATAGCCATGAAGGATAGCCATGAGTTTTTTGGCTTATTGCGAAAGTTTAAATTGAGCCGCACTCAGGCGCTACGTCTGGCTCCTGCCGGATATGCTAAAAAGGTGAATCTGCAAGCATTTCAAACCATTGCCGAAACATGCTCTGCCGAACAAATACCTGTTATGATATTTGTAGGTAATAAAGGCTGCATCCAAATCCACAGTGGTAACATCACCAAATTGGTACCTATGGGGCCATGGTTCAATGTACTTGATCCGGAATTTAACCTGCATCTGCGCGAAGATTTTGTTGCCGAGGTATGGCATGTTGTTAAACCTTCAACTGATGGCGACGTAAATTCTATTGAATTATATGATGCCGATGGTGAAATGATACTGCAAATGTTTGGTAAGCGCAAACCGGGCATCCCGGAGTTAACAGAATGGCGCGAGCTAGTGAATCACACCAGTAAATAA
- a CDS encoding TonB-dependent receptor, whose amino-acid sequence MKYFLPLFVMLLHLNYIKAQSLTAQLQGTVTDDKGNAVAGAAITIIQTGQGSATNDKGQYAINNILPGAYHIRINAIGYRSTIIKATLKTNEHLVLPIRIEADVNILNEVNINTKKYNPDNLIDLQRTPMPSMVITRKQIEQMGSRRLDEVLKEQTGLAIVNDIGSGARAIGLQMQGFDSGYTMILIDGQPMTGRNSGNFDLSRITVANIERIEIIKGASSCLFGSDAMAGVVNIVTRQHVSQSQGMAGVRYGTFNTVDANLEGESPFANGKGSGYIAGNYYRTDGFNANPYLSEGKTVPPYTSYTLQGRAKYMLSTVNTLNFTGRFASRHSVNDKSYTGSPTKDILDENDLNGSVVLNTNLSSGLRIKSQYYLTRYSTGQNITDLTSNQIIPGNNFTQYLHRGEVQASKMWFNSLTVTSGIGTQYETMDNDAYLGGKHQQNSFFYSQGDWKVSDKVGMIGGFRVEHHSRYGSSITPSFGINYQPVKILVLKAAIATGFKTPDFRQLYLVFTNFAGGGYTVLGTEQFAAELKKLQDAGEISAVFPNASKVSSLKPERSVSYSAGFTLTPAASFKIDVNGFYNNVHNFINTDQVASKKGGQQVFSYFNIDKAFLSGLDVGLSWIAAKGFTIAAGYQLLYAKDRGVIDSIKAGTGIYAKVYDPNLGTDRRSKVSDYFGLTNRSRHMANIRFSYEYEPKGITGTFRINYRGKYGFMESNRPNGFLDPYDTYVAGFFLFNASVQKTLLNKHMAVQLTADNILNYRDMLMPGQPGRMILAGLNYRFF is encoded by the coding sequence ATGAAATACTTTTTACCACTATTTGTCATGCTGCTGCATTTAAACTATATAAAGGCCCAATCATTAACCGCCCAATTACAGGGTACGGTTACGGATGATAAGGGTAATGCGGTTGCAGGCGCAGCAATTACTATTATACAAACAGGACAGGGCAGTGCCACTAACGATAAAGGTCAATACGCCATAAACAATATTTTGCCTGGTGCTTATCATATCAGGATAAACGCTATCGGTTACCGGTCTACTATCATTAAAGCTACGCTAAAGACAAATGAACACCTGGTTTTACCCATCAGAATAGAAGCCGATGTTAATATACTGAATGAGGTAAACATCAACACCAAAAAATATAATCCTGATAACCTCATCGATTTACAGCGTACGCCGATGCCATCCATGGTAATCACACGCAAACAAATTGAGCAAATGGGCAGCAGGCGTTTGGACGAAGTGCTGAAAGAACAAACCGGTTTGGCCATTGTGAACGACATCGGTTCAGGGGCAAGGGCTATTGGTTTACAAATGCAGGGTTTCGATAGCGGTTATACCATGATACTGATTGACGGTCAGCCGATGACGGGCCGTAACTCGGGCAATTTCGATTTGTCGCGCATTACTGTGGCTAATATCGAAAGGATTGAGATCATCAAAGGAGCTTCTTCATGTTTATTTGGTAGCGATGCGATGGCTGGTGTAGTTAATATTGTAACTCGCCAGCACGTATCGCAAAGCCAGGGCATGGCCGGCGTGCGATATGGAACTTTCAATACAGTTGATGCCAACCTGGAAGGCGAAAGTCCCTTTGCCAACGGCAAAGGTTCAGGATATATCGCCGGAAATTATTACCGAACCGATGGCTTTAACGCCAATCCTTATCTATCAGAGGGCAAAACCGTACCTCCATATACCAGCTATACCCTACAAGGACGAGCAAAGTATATGCTGAGTACGGTTAACACCCTCAATTTTACCGGTAGGTTTGCATCGCGTCATTCGGTAAATGATAAATCGTATACAGGCAGTCCTACAAAAGACATATTAGACGAGAATGATCTAAATGGATCGGTTGTACTGAATACAAACCTAAGCAGTGGTTTGCGTATTAAATCGCAATACTACCTTACCCGTTATTCTACTGGTCAAAACATTACTGATCTTACTTCCAACCAGATCATACCAGGTAACAATTTCACACAATATCTGCACCGTGGCGAGGTACAGGCCTCAAAAATGTGGTTTAACTCCTTAACAGTTACCAGCGGTATTGGTACCCAGTATGAAACTATGGATAACGATGCTTACCTGGGTGGCAAACATCAGCAAAACTCTTTCTTTTACAGCCAGGGCGATTGGAAGGTATCTGATAAGGTAGGCATGATCGGTGGTTTTCGTGTAGAACACCATAGCCGTTACGGCAGCAGCATTACACCAAGCTTTGGTATTAATTATCAACCTGTAAAAATATTGGTGCTTAAAGCTGCCATAGCTACAGGATTCAAAACACCGGACTTCAGGCAGTTATATTTAGTGTTTACCAATTTTGCAGGTGGCGGTTATACCGTATTGGGCACCGAACAATTTGCGGCAGAGCTAAAAAAACTGCAGGATGCCGGCGAAATTTCGGCCGTTTTTCCAAATGCTTCCAAAGTAAGTAGCCTAAAACCAGAGCGTTCAGTGTCATACAGCGCGGGCTTTACACTTACACCTGCCGCCTCATTTAAGATTGATGTAAACGGTTTTTATAATAACGTTCATAATTTCATCAATACCGATCAGGTAGCATCCAAAAAAGGAGGTCAGCAAGTATTCTCTTACTTCAACATTGATAAGGCGTTTCTCTCTGGTTTGGATGTTGGTTTGAGTTGGATAGCTGCCAAGGGCTTCACCATTGCCGCCGGATACCAATTGCTTTATGCTAAGGATCGTGGGGTAATTGATTCGATTAAAGCAGGTACAGGCATTTATGCCAAAGTATACGACCCTAACCTGGGTACAGATCGTCGCTCTAAAGTTTCTGATTATTTCGGGTTAACCAATCGTTCGCGCCATATGGCCAATATCCGGTTCAGTTATGAATATGAGCCTAAGGGTATTACAGGTACGTTCAGGATAAACTATCGTGGTAAATATGGCTTTATGGAATCAAACCGGCCGAATGGTTTCCTGGATCCTTATGATACTTACGTTGCCGGCTTTTTTCTGTTCAATGCTTCGGTTCAGAAAACATTGCTCAATAAACACATGGCCGTACAGCTCACAGCTGATAATATACTCAACTATCGTGATATGCTAATGCCCGGTCAGCCCGGCAGAATGATATTGGCCGGATTAAACTACCGATTTTTTTAA
- a CDS encoding heme ABC transporter ATP-binding protein, translating to MLTVNNITYCVGQAKLLKDISFSIKPGEMVAILGANGAGKSTLLKILSGTNQPESGTVSLHGRALNKYTAMELAHQRTVLTQQNVVSLPFLVKEIVMMGRYPHYQNTPSANDIHIVQSAMEATGVQTFAERSYPTLSGGEQQRVQLARALAQVWEQPHALLLMDEPVAGMDILYQQQTLAILRSMAQKKFIVVSVLHDMNLAAQYADRIIMMKRGRKWHDGTPAEVLNSKSVYEIFEIEADVFTNPSTLKQIIMPHEITFEQNKTSLKL from the coding sequence ATGCTGACCGTTAATAATATAACCTACTGCGTTGGGCAAGCCAAGTTACTGAAGGATATTTCTTTCAGCATAAAGCCGGGTGAAATGGTGGCCATACTGGGTGCAAATGGTGCGGGTAAGTCAACTTTACTAAAGATACTCTCGGGTACCAATCAGCCCGAAAGCGGAACGGTATCTCTTCATGGACGAGCCTTGAATAAGTATACAGCAATGGAGCTTGCCCATCAGCGAACGGTATTAACTCAGCAAAATGTGGTGAGCTTGCCCTTTTTGGTTAAGGAAATTGTGATGATGGGGCGTTACCCGCACTATCAGAATACCCCTTCGGCAAATGACATTCACATTGTACAAAGTGCCATGGAGGCTACTGGGGTACAAACATTTGCCGAACGATCATACCCTACTCTCTCCGGCGGCGAGCAACAGCGTGTACAGCTGGCCCGAGCGCTGGCCCAGGTATGGGAGCAGCCTCATGCCCTATTGCTGATGGACGAACCAGTGGCAGGTATGGATATATTATATCAGCAGCAAACACTGGCCATTTTAAGATCAATGGCGCAAAAGAAATTCATCGTGGTAAGCGTGCTACATGATATGAACCTGGCCGCACAATATGCCGATCGCATCATCATGATGAAACGCGGCCGAAAATGGCATGATGGTACTCCTGCCGAAGTATTAAACTCCAAATCGGTTTATGAAATATTTGAAATTGAGGCAGATGTATTTACTAACCCGTCTACCTTAAAACAGATCATTATGCCTCATGAAATAACATTTGAACAAAATAAAACATCTTTAAAACTATAA
- a CDS encoding amino acid permease — protein MRFKKPLDVLLKEASETGAGTLKRTLGSFNLVTMGIGAIIGAGLFSLTGLAAANNAGPAVTISFIIGAIGCAFAGLCYAEFASMIPIAGSAYTYSYATMGEFTAWIIGWDLVLEYALGAATVSISWSQYLTKFLHFFNLEIPPQFTRSPWESVTLANGTEIHGIMNLPAVFIIVCLSLLLIRGTRESAFVNNLLVVLKVAVVLVFIGVGWAFINPANHTPYIPANTGKFGEFGWSGVLRGAGVVFFAFIGFDAVSTAAQEAKDPKRGMPIGIIGSLLVCTILYVLFSHVMTGVANYKEFKDSAAPVAVAIAKTPYAWLQQSIIVAILAGYTSVILVFLMGQSRIFYTMAKDGLIPKTFATVHKKFQTPYKSNLLFAVFVSLFAAFVPVRVVGEMVSIGTLFAFVLVCVGVMVMRKSDPSTPRPFRTPWVPFVPIAGIIICVLMMVSLPLDTWIRLAVWMLIGLVIYFTYSKKHSVIRNGILNKGKEPLNLD, from the coding sequence ATGAGATTTAAGAAACCATTAGATGTATTATTAAAAGAAGCTTCGGAAACGGGTGCAGGTACATTAAAGCGAACTTTAGGTAGTTTTAACCTGGTTACCATGGGAATTGGCGCGATAATAGGAGCCGGGTTATTTTCACTTACCGGGTTAGCTGCCGCCAATAACGCCGGACCCGCTGTTACCATATCATTTATTATAGGCGCCATTGGTTGTGCATTTGCAGGGTTATGTTATGCCGAATTTGCGAGTATGATCCCCATTGCAGGCTCGGCTTATACTTACTCTTATGCTACAATGGGCGAATTTACAGCCTGGATAATAGGATGGGATCTGGTGCTTGAGTATGCCTTAGGTGCCGCAACAGTGTCCATAAGCTGGTCGCAGTATTTAACCAAATTTTTGCATTTTTTCAACTTAGAAATACCTCCCCAGTTTACCCGGTCGCCCTGGGAAAGTGTCACGCTTGCTAATGGTACCGAGATTCATGGCATCATGAATCTTCCCGCTGTATTTATTATTGTATGCTTATCGCTATTACTGATTCGCGGTACGAGAGAGTCAGCCTTTGTCAATAATTTATTGGTTGTGCTTAAAGTTGCTGTGGTATTGGTTTTTATAGGTGTTGGCTGGGCCTTTATTAATCCGGCAAATCATACTCCCTACATTCCTGCAAATACCGGTAAATTCGGAGAGTTTGGCTGGTCTGGTGTGCTTCGGGGCGCCGGAGTGGTGTTTTTTGCCTTTATCGGCTTTGATGCAGTTTCAACCGCAGCCCAGGAAGCAAAAGATCCCAAACGCGGAATGCCGATAGGTATAATAGGCTCGCTGCTGGTATGTACCATATTATATGTGCTGTTTTCGCACGTCATGACGGGGGTTGCCAATTACAAGGAATTTAAAGATAGTGCTGCACCTGTTGCTGTAGCCATAGCCAAAACACCTTATGCCTGGTTACAGCAGTCTATTATAGTAGCCATATTGGCCGGTTATACCTCTGTAATTCTGGTGTTTTTGATGGGACAATCCCGCATATTTTACACCATGGCCAAGGATGGATTGATACCTAAAACATTTGCAACGGTTCACAAGAAGTTTCAAACTCCTTATAAATCAAATTTATTATTTGCTGTATTTGTAAGTTTATTTGCTGCATTTGTACCCGTAAGAGTAGTAGGTGAAATGGTATCTATAGGTACTTTATTTGCCTTTGTGCTGGTTTGTGTTGGGGTAATGGTTATGCGAAAATCAGATCCATCTACTCCGCGTCCTTTCAGAACGCCCTGGGTGCCTTTTGTTCCCATTGCCGGTATTATCATTTGTGTTTTAATGATGGTGTCGTTACCGCTTGATACCTGGATACGTTTAGCAGTTTGGATGCTGATTGGTTTAGTAATTTATTTTACTTACAGTAAAAAGCATTCAGTAATACGTAATGGTATTTTGAACAAGGGTAAAGAGCCTTTAAACCTCGATTAA
- a CDS encoding FecCD family ABC transporter permease: MPKGLIYIILSVCIVIAGIISVGLGAVHIPAGEVFLLILHKLGIYHMSQVNEQHNVIIFIVRLPRLLLAILVGAALGISGAAIQGIFRNPLAEPGLIGISAGATLMAVAIIGLEATLLTSLSNLFGYYLLAFGAFVGAGLTALLIYQISKHNGKPNVATMLLAGIAINALAGALTGLITYLASEQQLRNITFWMLGSLGGATWQTVTCLAPFVLIPVILLPSSGKALNAFALGEMQAGHLGLDVNKTKRRVILLSTMAIGASVSLTGIINFMGLLVPHIIRLVMGVDNKHVIPASALLGALTLIVADIISRTLIAPIELPIGVITALIGAPVFLYILIRDKRKLSLI, from the coding sequence ATGCCCAAGGGACTCATATATATTATCTTATCTGTCTGTATCGTAATTGCAGGCATTATTTCCGTTGGGTTAGGCGCGGTACATATCCCTGCCGGAGAAGTTTTTTTGCTGATCCTGCACAAACTGGGCATTTATCATATGTCGCAGGTTAATGAACAACACAACGTTATTATTTTTATTGTACGGCTCCCCCGCTTATTGCTGGCTATTCTGGTTGGCGCAGCGCTAGGTATTTCCGGGGCGGCAATACAAGGCATTTTCCGGAATCCACTGGCCGAACCGGGACTTATCGGTATATCTGCCGGAGCAACATTGATGGCCGTAGCCATTATAGGTTTGGAGGCTACTTTATTAACCAGTTTAAGTAATCTTTTTGGTTACTATCTTTTGGCATTTGGCGCATTTGTTGGTGCTGGCCTCACGGCATTGCTTATTTACCAGATATCGAAGCATAATGGTAAACCCAATGTAGCCACTATGTTGCTGGCTGGTATCGCTATCAACGCGCTTGCGGGTGCGCTCACCGGGCTGATCACTTATTTAGCCAGCGAGCAGCAATTACGCAATATCACCTTCTGGATGTTAGGCAGCTTAGGTGGTGCTACCTGGCAAACGGTAACCTGTCTGGCTCCTTTTGTATTGATCCCGGTTATCCTGTTACCATCATCAGGCAAGGCACTTAATGCCTTTGCTCTGGGCGAAATGCAGGCCGGTCATCTGGGGCTTGATGTAAACAAAACCAAACGCAGGGTGATCCTGCTATCAACCATGGCTATTGGGGCCTCGGTTTCGCTTACCGGCATCATCAACTTCATGGGGCTGTTAGTACCACATATTATACGTTTGGTAATGGGTGTTGATAACAAACATGTTATCCCCGCATCAGCCTTACTCGGAGCGCTGACTCTAATTGTGGCCGACATCATATCCAGAACCCTGATTGCGCCTATTGAATTACCCATTGGTGTGATCACTGCACTGATTGGCGCACCGGTATTTTTGTATATACTCATCAGGGATAAACGAAAATTAAGTCTCATTTAA
- a CDS encoding heme/hemin ABC transporter substrate-binding protein — translation MKRSFCLLLFIAGFIFSYRAQAQPKRIITLNGALTETVDALGLGKSIVAVDVTSTYPAYVNTLPKVSKNRSVSAEGLISFSPDVVLAPDGSISKEIESQINAAGIKLVRIKQFFTIDGTYQFIKDVAAAVNATAKGDVLIKQTKDKVTKALTSVKQQPKNTKVLFIYARGPGVMMVAGKNTHIDAIISLAGGKNAVSSFNDFKPYTTEALVEANPDVILMFDFGFSSLGGMESILKIPGMAQTNAGKNKRIVQMDADLLINFSTRLDQAILQLHSKI, via the coding sequence ATGAAAAGATCTTTTTGTCTCCTGCTATTCATAGCCGGATTTATATTTAGTTACAGAGCCCAGGCGCAACCTAAGCGTATCATCACCCTGAACGGTGCTTTAACCGAAACTGTAGATGCGCTTGGCTTGGGTAAAAGCATTGTTGCTGTTGATGTTACCAGCACCTACCCTGCTTATGTGAATACTTTGCCCAAGGTTAGTAAAAACCGTTCTGTATCAGCCGAGGGCCTGATATCCTTTAGTCCGGATGTTGTACTGGCTCCTGATGGTTCGATATCCAAAGAAATTGAATCACAAATTAATGCAGCGGGTATCAAACTGGTGCGCATAAAGCAGTTTTTTACTATTGACGGCACCTATCAGTTTATTAAAGATGTTGCTGCGGCAGTAAATGCAACGGCAAAAGGCGATGTATTGATTAAACAAACCAAGGATAAGGTGACTAAAGCGCTTACATCGGTAAAGCAGCAGCCTAAAAATACCAAAGTGCTATTCATTTACGCTCGTGGCCCTGGTGTGATGATGGTGGCTGGTAAAAACACGCATATCGACGCTATCATTAGCCTTGCCGGTGGTAAAAATGCAGTAAGTTCTTTTAACGATTTTAAGCCCTACACTACCGAAGCGCTTGTGGAAGCTAATCCCGATGTCATCCTGATGTTTGACTTTGGGTTTAGCAGCCTGGGCGGGATGGAAAGCATTCTGAAGATTCCGGGTATGGCACAAACCAATGCCGGTAAAAACAAACGTATTGTACAAATGGATGCCGATTTGCTGATCAATTTCAGCACCCGGCTTGATCAGGCCATTTTACAACTGCATAGCAAAATTTAG
- a CDS encoding sodium:solute symporter family transporter has translation MLKHISTADLLVFFFYFIIVASYGYYIYNRRKKETNNSSHSFFLAEGSLTWWAIGASIIASNISAEQFIGMSGDGFFAGIAVAVYEWVGAAALIIVAVFFMPIYIKNKIFTMPQFLQDRYNGGVALVMSIFWLLLYVFINLTAILYLGALAINGLLGGEYFHQVMIGLAIFGVIIALGGMQVVGYTDVIQVGVLIIGGLAITYLSLTIVSEKFGFGTNVLTGFNLLLKNAPDHFHLIFKKPTAGASTETITKYLILPGFAMYVSGQWISNLNYWGCNQYITQRALGANITTARTGILFASLLKILMPVIVMLPGIVAFVLYKNGHLPQLAGGKDGAYSAMLSFLPSGLKGLSLAVLTAAIVASLAGKVNSIATIFTLDIYKKYIKKDASERRMVWTGRAAILMSLLTAVMFTWSDVLGISGEGGYTFVQKYSAFVSPGVLATFLLGMFWKRTTAVAAIVGILVGITSSIFFNSFAVKWFGPETILYSAFHNAKGDYEIPFFISLSWSFLITCITMVAISLKGQVINAKAITIERTMFKLKPSSVMLIAVILILLSAIYVRFW, from the coding sequence CTATTATAGCCTCCAATATATCGGCAGAGCAGTTTATTGGGATGAGCGGCGATGGTTTTTTTGCCGGCATAGCCGTAGCTGTTTATGAATGGGTTGGCGCTGCCGCGTTGATCATTGTGGCCGTGTTTTTTATGCCGATTTATATCAAGAATAAGATATTTACCATGCCGCAGTTTCTGCAGGACAGGTATAACGGAGGGGTGGCGCTGGTCATGTCGATATTTTGGCTGCTTTTGTATGTGTTTATAAACCTTACTGCCATATTATACCTGGGTGCATTAGCTATCAACGGTTTATTAGGCGGTGAATATTTTCACCAGGTCATGATAGGGCTCGCCATATTCGGAGTTATTATTGCCCTGGGTGGTATGCAGGTGGTGGGTTATACCGATGTTATACAGGTAGGTGTGCTCATTATTGGTGGCTTAGCCATTACTTATTTATCATTAACTATCGTGAGTGAGAAATTTGGCTTCGGCACCAATGTGCTGACCGGTTTTAATTTACTATTGAAAAACGCGCCAGATCATTTCCATCTCATATTTAAAAAACCTACAGCAGGGGCCTCTACCGAAACCATAACCAAGTACCTGATTTTACCAGGTTTTGCTATGTATGTTTCGGGGCAATGGATCAGCAATTTAAATTATTGGGGTTGTAATCAATACATCACCCAAAGGGCTCTGGGCGCTAACATCACTACGGCGCGTACCGGTATTCTATTTGCCAGTTTACTAAAAATACTGATGCCGGTAATTGTAATGCTGCCGGGTATTGTCGCTTTTGTGTTGTATAAAAATGGTCATTTACCACAATTAGCAGGGGGTAAAGACGGTGCTTATTCAGCTATGTTATCCTTCCTGCCATCGGGTTTAAAAGGTTTGTCATTAGCAGTATTAACTGCGGCGATAGTAGCTTCGCTGGCTGGTAAAGTAAACAGTATAGCCACTATTTTTACGCTCGATATTTATAAAAAATACATCAAGAAAGACGCTAGCGAACGCCGAATGGTGTGGACAGGCAGAGCGGCTATATTAATGAGCTTGCTCACAGCCGTTATGTTTACCTGGAGCGACGTTTTAGGCATTAGCGGTGAGGGGGGATATACCTTTGTTCAGAAATACTCGGCCTTTGTAAGCCCGGGGGTACTAGCTACTTTCTTGTTGGGTATGTTCTGGAAAAGAACTACCGCGGTGGCCGCTATTGTAGGGATATTGGTAGGTATTACTTCTTCTATATTTTTTAACAGTTTTGCGGTTAAGTGGTTTGGGCCTGAAACGATATTGTATTCGGCATTTCATAATGCGAAGGGCGACTATGAGATACCATTCTTTATCTCCTTGAGCTGGTCGTTCCTGATTACTTGTATTACCATGGTAGCCATCAGTTTGAAAGGACAGGTGATCAATGCCAAAGCTATCACCATTGAAAGAACCATGTTTAAATTAAAACCTTCTTCCGTTATGCTGATAGCGGTGATATTGATATTGTTATCGGCTATTTACGTAAGGTTCTGGTAG
- a CDS encoding HmuY family protein produces MKNNTPRRNIFILILTILLYSGHLMAQTSSGEFKMVNDLDAVKQKTYFSFDKGQRVENADTTGKDWDLVFARTVILVNGGTSGKGNTTAQLIKDTSFDKIQKAPVNGYLEDSQKTKAIPWGSNNGWYTYDMSNHSITPIPGRIIIVHTSSGKYAKVEILNYYKNGDGDSGYYTFKYAFIEPGN; encoded by the coding sequence ATGAAAAACAACACGCCCCGCAGGAACATTTTTATCCTGATTTTAACTATACTATTATATAGCGGTCATTTAATGGCGCAAACCAGCTCCGGAGAATTTAAAATGGTAAATGATCTGGATGCAGTTAAGCAGAAAACCTATTTCAGCTTTGATAAAGGCCAACGGGTTGAAAACGCGGATACGACCGGTAAAGACTGGGATCTGGTTTTTGCCCGGACGGTGATCTTAGTAAACGGTGGTACAAGCGGCAAGGGAAATACAACTGCCCAGCTTATAAAAGACACCTCTTTTGATAAAATTCAAAAGGCGCCTGTAAACGGATATCTGGAAGATAGTCAGAAAACAAAAGCCATACCCTGGGGCAGCAATAATGGCTGGTACACTTATGATATGAGCAACCACAGTATCACTCCCATACCGGGCCGTATTATTATTGTACATACCAGCTCTGGCAAGTACGCTAAAGTGGAGATACTGAACTATTACAAGAATGGCGATGGCGATTCTGGCTATTATACATTCAAATACGCTTTTATTGAGCCGGGAAATTAA